The genomic interval TCGAATTTAGAAAAGATGCGATTGAGTAAGGCGACCAATTCAGAGGCAGTTTTCTCTTCTGAGAGTTTGGTAAAGCCGACAATATCGGCAAACAGAACCGTTACTTCTTCAAAATATTCGGCGATCGCTCCTGACGTTTTCTTGAGCAATTCCGCAATTCTCGCCGGCAGAATATTATGCAGCAGTTTTTCTGTTTGTTTCTTCTGATAGAATAAAGAAATCTCTATTTTCTTACGCTTAATAAATTGGCACAGTTGGTTCCCAATCCCTGCCAGCATTTGTACCAACTCTTCATCCATTGGTTGCGTTGCTTGACTAAATAGAGTAATCATTCCCAACTTATCTTCATCACTAGAAACCGGAAAACCCACGATCGCGTTAACCTTCTCGATCGCCCCTAATTCTTTCTGTAGTGTTTCTCTCTCCAATTCTAGATGGGTAATCCATCGGGGTTGATTATCTCGGTAAATCTTCCCTAACCATCCCTCCCCTAGAGTGAGAGTCGCTTCTGTGAGTTTAGATAACCTGGGGAATTCAGCCTCAGGCATTTTCCATAGGGTTTGGCGCAACAGTTTATTAGTCGGGATCAAGTTATCATTACGATCCTTAATTTGTTTGGGAATCCAATAAACCCCCATATCCCACTCTAAATTTTCCACCAACACACGCAGGATATTGGGTAAGGCTTCATCAAGCATCAGCGATCGCGACAATACCCGTGCCACACTATACTGAATATAGAGCCGTTTTTGCGCCTGTTTAGTTTTGGTAATATCTCGTCCCACATACAAGATATCCTTTAAAGTAGGGACATCCGTATCCAAAGCCGCACAAGAAAAAGCAATTGAGAGTTTTTCCCCCCGTTTATTGGGAATTAATACCTCAATATCGGTTAAAACTTCCCCTTGCAAAAACTTTTCATTGGAAACCCACTCATGACTTAACGGGTGGTCTCCCAAAAGATCACGAATGGGTTGACCAATCAGCTCCTCCTTACTATATTCTAGCAAATCATATACCGCAGGATTAACCGTTTTTATTTTTCCCAAATGATTCGTCACGATTAACGCTTCTGCCATGGAGTGAATAAGCTGCTGGATATAATTCTCAGACTTGGCCAAAGCATTAATTACAATGCTATTTTCATTCGTTGCCTGCACCAAACTTTGCTCTAGATTCATCCGTTCCGTCACATCTTCCAGGAACACAATTAATTCCTGAAAATCCTCACTGTGGGGATTAGCAATAAAATAGAGATCGACGTATAAAGGATAGTTTACATCAGACGAACGAGAAATTGCCTTAATATCAAAACCATCTTGTTCACCCAACACAATCAACTCTAGAATTTCTTCTATTCCATAGGTTTCAGGAAAATAAAATTGAAAGGATTCCCCAGTCTTTAACGGGTCTTCACCACCAACCAATCGATCAGCATCATCGGAGAAGTCTAAAATGATCAACTCTCGATCTAATATCACATATTCTAGATGTTTGGGAACCATGGTTTTTGACATATCTTTATTAGGGTTAAATCACTATGTTTCTCATTCCACAATTAACTCCAAGTTAGGCAAAAACTTTTGCAAGTTCTTGAGCGATTTACTTTGCCAAGGAACATCCACAGAACCTTTCACCGTCAATTGAATCTTTGGTTTTTTTCGTAATCCAATCACGAATTTAGTAATCAAGCTGATTCCTGAACTATTCAAAAAACTCAACTCTTTTAAATTTAAAGTTAAATGGCGAGGTTCAGAATCCGCTATTTGCTCCAAAAAAGCCTTAATCGGATCGTATTCAGATGCTCCATTCAGACTCAGTTCACCCGTAAAATCAATCGTCGTTGATTCTGGATCATAATAAACCTGATATTCCTTAGTATCGATCTGCTGAAAATCCATGTTCGCCTCATTCAATCTTCTTTGACATTTATAAGCAATTAAACTTTGACTTTAGCCATAGTAGTAATGCTGACAAAATCATTCCCTGCACGAGAATCTGTTATTTTCCATCCTAGAGTAGCTCCATAATCTTTCATCATACTAATTAATCCCAAGCCTGATGCATTACTATCCTCTTCAAGACTTTTTTCTACTTGATCAACATACAATTCTTCTAAGTCTGCGTTCAACAATTGATTGATAAACTCTTCAAAAGAGATCAGAGTTTGGGACTGAACTGTATTAGTAGCAAAAATGGCCGCAACAATACTCTGGTCTTGCTGTTGAATAAAATGAATTCCAAACATCACCTTACAGTTCACAGATGGATCGTGAAATTTAATGGCATTTTCCAGCAGTTCATTGGCAATATAGCTCACAGATGCTTTACTTTCTGCAACTCGACGCTGATCGTCATCTAGAGGCAAAAAACTGGAAAAATAGTCAGCTAGAAAGTACGCTGATAATCGATTATTCTTCCATCTTTTTTTTTGCGGTTGTGAACTGGGAGTAAATGTTAATTCTAAAGAATCATGTTCTGGGGGAAATTCTTTAATAAAATCACCTAAAATTTTTTCCATATTCTGAGTCGATATACTGAGTTATCAGTCGTCCATTTATATTTAATGAGTAACCATAGAAGAAGCTTGGTTTGTTTGTTTCATGAGTCATATTGAAACGTTTTTTTTAAAAACGACGAAAGTGATATCATCCCATATTTTCTCCGATCCAATAAACTGATGTAAATCTTCAATAATAGCTTCTTTGATTTGATTAGAGTTATTTTGCCAGTTCTGGCTAATTATTTGACATAATCTTTCTATTCCATAACGCTTCTTACTCCTATTTCTCGCTTCTGTAATACCATCTGTGTATAGAACCACACCATCTCCTGCATTTAGCGTAACTCTAGTATAACTAATAAATTCGGCAATGTTGTAATCTAAGCCAATCGGCAACCCTAAGTCTATTGTATCAATCCGTTCAATTTTTCCTCCTTGACGTACAATAATTACTTCTTCATGTTGTCCACTGATCGTTAATTCTCCATCGGCATAATTTAATAGACATAAGGTTAAATTTTTATCTATCCCCATGCGTTCTACATTCTTATAAATGGTTCGGTTGAGGAAGTCTAAAAAGGGAATGGGGTCATTTTCTTGGATCTCCTTGAGAGTACGAACAGCACTTTGAGCCATGAGCATCAGAATACCACTTTCTAAGCCATGTCCAGTAACATCGCCAATGGCAATTGTGATCACGCCATCTATGGAAATGACATCATAATAGTCGCCTCCCACTTCATCAGCCGGCTGCATATATCCGGCAATATCCAGTTCTGGGATACTGGCTAAATCTTCGGGTTTAGGCAGAATTAATTGCTGCATTTCCTCAAGAATTTCTAATTCTGCGGATAGGCGTATATTTTC from Roseofilum reptotaenium CS-1145 carries:
- a CDS encoding adenylate/guanylate cyclase domain-containing protein, producing the protein MSKTMVPKHLEYVILDRELIILDFSDDADRLVGGEDPLKTGESFQFYFPETYGIEEILELIVLGEQDGFDIKAISRSSDVNYPLYVDLYFIANPHSEDFQELIVFLEDVTERMNLEQSLVQATNENSIVINALAKSENYIQQLIHSMAEALIVTNHLGKIKTVNPAVYDLLEYSKEELIGQPIRDLLGDHPLSHEWVSNEKFLQGEVLTDIEVLIPNKRGEKLSIAFSCAALDTDVPTLKDILYVGRDITKTKQAQKRLYIQYSVARVLSRSLMLDEALPNILRVLVENLEWDMGVYWIPKQIKDRNDNLIPTNKLLRQTLWKMPEAEFPRLSKLTEATLTLGEGWLGKIYRDNQPRWITHLELERETLQKELGAIEKVNAIVGFPVSSDEDKLGMITLFSQATQPMDEELVQMLAGIGNQLCQFIKRKKIEISLFYQKKQTEKLLHNILPARIAELLKKTSGAIAEYFEEVTVLFADIVGFTKLSEEKTASELVALLNRIFSKFDQLTEDYRLEKIKTIGDAYMVVGGLPTPRHDHAEAIANMALKMQEAMAELNQDMNTNFQIRIGVNSGPVVAGVIGKKKFSYDLWGDTVNTASRMESHGIPGQIQVTRTTYEALKLTYYLQHRGKINIKGKGEMDTYMLTGKRLNP
- a CDS encoding slr1659 superfamily regulator, translated to MDFQQIDTKEYQVYYDPESTTIDFTGELSLNGASEYDPIKAFLEQIADSEPRHLTLNLKELSFLNSSGISLITKFVIGLRKKPKIQLTVKGSVDVPWQSKSLKNLQKFLPNLELIVE
- a CDS encoding DUF6272 family protein, which translates into the protein MEKILGDFIKEFPPEHDSLELTFTPSSQPQKKRWKNNRLSAYFLADYFSSFLPLDDDQRRVAESKASVSYIANELLENAIKFHDPSVNCKVMFGIHFIQQQDQSIVAAIFATNTVQSQTLISFEEFINQLLNADLEELYVDQVEKSLEEDSNASGLGLISMMKDYGATLGWKITDSRAGNDFVSITTMAKVKV
- a CDS encoding PP2C family protein-serine/threonine phosphatase, producing the protein MCQLIVPHHIEYLILNQELIVQDYSVGAERFIGEEIALRTGEILHQYFPETVGLEDILDSVLTGELDSFDLKAIARSPNPDTQLYIDLYFIPNPKPSEHHRLILFLEDVTAQMELEQRLVQATNENAIVIYRLQERTTELAAANQEIDHLNQQLKSENIRLSAELEILEEMQQLILPKPEDLASIPELDIAGYMQPADEVGGDYYDVISIDGVITIAIGDVTGHGLESGILMLMAQSAVRTLKEIQENDPIPFLDFLNRTIYKNVERMGIDKNLTLCLLNYADGELTISGQHEEVIIVRQGGKIERIDTIDLGLPIGLDYNIAEFISYTRVTLNAGDGVVLYTDGITEARNRSKKRYGIERLCQIISQNWQNNSNQIKEAIIEDLHQFIGSEKIWDDITFVVFKKNVSI